AAATTATCTATGTCAGGCTTCTATGCAATGCATTGGAACAGGTGCAGTGGAGAGTGTAAATGGTGCTATTTTAGTGCATGGTATTTATTGACTACCGTCATTCTCACTGCATCGTGAACATATCACTCCCCTTTTTAGGATTTCTTACAGATTGTCAATTCAATTGACAATTAGCTGATTCGCTGTATAATCTTCTTCATGATAAACCGTCATGCAGCTCATATACTCAAAGTATTGGCAAAGGGGTATCCTGTAATTACTATAACTGGCCCAAGACAGTCAGGGAAAACTACGCTTGCAAGGTTTGTTTTTAAGCATATACCATACGTATCTCTGGAAGAACCAGATCAGCTGGAATTTGCCAATGAAGACACGCGGGGTTTTTTGGCCAGGTATCCTGATGGAGCGGTGCTGGACGAGGCCCAGCGTTGCCCTGCAATATTTTCGTACCTTCAGGGCATCGTGGATAGAGATAAACGGCATGGACTCTTTGTCCTGACCGGTTCTCAGCAATTCGGGCTCATGTCGCGCATCACACAGTCTCTGGCGGGTCGTGCCGGCCTATTGCACCTGTTACCCTTTTCCCTTGCGGAACTTAAAACAGGCAGTGTAATGTATAAAGGTCTAGACGATTTACTCCTGAAAGGATTCTATCCTCCTGTTTATGACCGGGAACTTTCTCCTTCAAACTGGTATGCCAATTATATCTTTACTTACGTTGAACGGGATGTACGGCAAATGGTTAACGTGCGGGATCTAAGCGTCTTTCAAAGATTTATTCGGATGTGCGCAGCCAGAACAGGGCAAATGCTAAATCTCTCCGGACTGGCAAATGATTGCGGCATCACTCACAACACGGCCAGGGCGTGGCTGTCAATATTAGAGGCAAGCTATATCATATTCCTTCTGCAACCTCACCACAAGAATTTTGGAAAGAGGCTCATCAAAACTCCCAAGCTTTATTTTTACGATACCGGGCTTGCTGCATGGCTGTTAGGTATTAATGATGTGAAGCAGATGTCCATACATGCTATGCGGGGCTTTCTTTTTGAAAGCCTCGTGGTCAGTGAGTTATTAAAAGGAAGATATAACAGGGGATTGGCTTCAAACCTCTATTTCTGGAGAGACAACACAGGAAATGAGATAGACGTGCTGGTTGAAAAGACCGATACTTTCGTTCCGATAGAGATAAAATCAGGCCAGACTGTGACCAAAGATTACTTTACAGGACTAATAAAGTGGTTGGCAATTGCTGGTGCGGCAGCAGAATCACCCTATGTTATATATGGCGGCAG
This Nitrospirota bacterium DNA region includes the following protein-coding sequences:
- a CDS encoding ATP-binding protein; this encodes MINRHAAHILKVLAKGYPVITITGPRQSGKTTLARFVFKHIPYVSLEEPDQLEFANEDTRGFLARYPDGAVLDEAQRCPAIFSYLQGIVDRDKRHGLFVLTGSQQFGLMSRITQSLAGRAGLLHLLPFSLAELKTGSVMYKGLDDLLLKGFYPPVYDRELSPSNWYANYIFTYVERDVRQMVNVRDLSVFQRFIRMCAARTGQMLNLSGLANDCGITHNTARAWLSILEASYIIFLLQPHHKNFGKRLIKTPKLYFYDTGLAAWLLGINDVKQMSIHAMRGFLFESLVVSELLKGRYNRGLASNLYFWRDNTGNEIDVLVEKTDTFVPIEIKSGQTVTKDYFTGLIKWLAIAGAAAESPYVIYGG